GCTCGCTCGCCCAGCGGCGCATCACGGACATGTACGCGGTCGAGGACCCCCTCGCCGCCCTGGAGAAGCGGGCCGCCTCGTACGCCCCCGGCGACACCGACCTCGCCTGGACCCGGCTCACGCCGTGGCGCTCTATGCTGGCCGCCGCGCTCGACCAGGCCCCGCTGACCGTGACCTCGGCCGCCGTCGAGAGCGAGGCGGAGAACCCGAGCGCCGAACTCCTGGCCCGCTGGTTCGAGGTACGGCTCGGCGTTCCCGTCGACCGGGTCGTCACCGACGGACCTGTCGTCACAGCCGTCCGCATGGGCACCGCGGACGGCGAGATCCGCATCGACCGGCCCGAGGGGCCGGTGGCGCGGCTCTCCATCCCCGGTCAGCCCAGCCGCGTCCTCGCCCTCAAGGTCCGGACGACGGCCGAACTGATCGCCGAGGAACTGCGCCGCCTCGACCCGGACGAGGCGTACGCGATGGCCCTGCGCGGCCACGGCGCGGCTGCGAGGCCGAAGGACGGGTCCCGGGCCCGCGCCTGACAGGGACGCGCGCCCGGTCCCACGGGGGAGGCGCCCCACCTGAGCCGACGCCCGGCTCCGGTCCCTGCCCGGGCCTCGCTTCCGGCCCTCGCGCCCGCCCCTGACCTCAGGGTTTCTCGAACACCATGACGAAGTCGGCCATCTCCCGTACGCGGGGCACGTCGGGGTCCGGGAGCGCGAGGAGGCGCTCCCGGGTCTCCGCCACCAGACGGGTGGCGCCGTCGCCCGTGACCGACCAGGCGCCGGTGAACAGGCCGCCCGACAGGGAGCGGGCCATCGCGCGGGGCGACACCCGGAAGGCCGTGGGGCGTTCGGAGGCCGCGCCCCGGTAGACGAGTCCCCGCGCCTCGGCGATCGGCGCGAGGGTCCGCGGCCCGTCCTGACGGGTCCGGAGCGGGTCGAGCCGGTCCTCCAGCTCGCCCACCACGACCCCGATGTCGTCCGCGGGACGGGTGCCCCCGGCGGGGATCACCAGATAGCGGCCGCCCGGGCGGAGGACCCGGGCGACCTCGTCGAAGACCATGCCGTGGTCGGGGCCGGTGTGCAGCAGCCAGGTGGACACCGCCTGGCTCACCGAGCCGGTCCGTACCGGAAGGCGGCAGGCGTCCGCCACCGCCACCCGCGGCCCGAGCCGCTCCAGGGCCCGGGCGAGCATCCCGGTCGACAGGTCGAGGCCGTACACCACATGGCCGCGCGCGGTCAGTTCGGCCGCCACTATCCCCGTGCCCACGCCGATGTCGAGCACCGGGAGGCCGGGGTCGAGCAGCGGCGCGAGCTGCTCGGCGAAGCCGGCGGCCCGGGCCGTACCACCGCGCGAGGCGTCGTAGCCGGGGGCGATCGCGTCGAACTCCGCCGTGCCGGAGGCCGAAGTCATCCGTCTGTCTCCGTTCGTCTCTACCGTCCTCGGGGGTCAGGCCTCGGGGGTGAAGGCCACGGGCAGGGTCGCCATGCCGCGCAGGATGCCCTCGCGCCGGCTCAGATCCGTGTCCGGGTCGGCGAGCCGCAGGTCGGGGAAGCGGCGGAGCAGCGTGCCGATGGCGATGCGCGCCTCCGCGCGGGCCAGCGGCGCTCCCAGGCAGAAATGCACACCATGGCC
This sequence is a window from Streptomyces sp. NBC_00691. Protein-coding genes within it:
- the opcA gene encoding glucose-6-phosphate dehydrogenase assembly protein OpcA, with translation MKIDLTDTNSSKINKAILEGRRAVGTPAAGVVLTLVVVTDEENAYDAVKAANDASREHPSRILVVIKRHARSPRGRHETRLDAEVRLGTDAGSGETVLLRLHGELGDRADSVVLPLLLPDAPVVVWWPVDAPEVPSLDPLGSLAQRRITDMYAVEDPLAALEKRAASYAPGDTDLAWTRLTPWRSMLAAALDQAPLTVTSAAVESEAENPSAELLARWFEVRLGVPVDRVVTDGPVVTAVRMGTADGEIRIDRPEGPVARLSIPGQPSRVLALKVRTTAELIAEELRRLDPDEAYAMALRGHGAAARPKDGSRARA
- a CDS encoding class I SAM-dependent methyltransferase, whose translation is MTSASGTAEFDAIAPGYDASRGGTARAAGFAEQLAPLLDPGLPVLDIGVGTGIVAAELTARGHVVYGLDLSTGMLARALERLGPRVAVADACRLPVRTGSVSQAVSTWLLHTGPDHGMVFDEVARVLRPGGRYLVIPAGGTRPADDIGVVVGELEDRLDPLRTRQDGPRTLAPIAEARGLVYRGAASERPTAFRVSPRAMARSLSGGLFTGAWSVTGDGATRLVAETRERLLALPDPDVPRVREMADFVMVFEKP